The stretch of DNA CATTTATTATGGAATCTTCCATTCCATTTCCGCCTTCAATAATGCTGGTTTCGGGCTAGAACCTGATAATTTAAGTAAATGGGTAGGTGACCCTACGGTAAACATCGCCATCACTTCTCTGTTCATTACAGGAGGTATTGGGTTTACCGTTATTCTTGATTTATGGGCTAAGAAATCTTTTCGTAAACTATCGCTGCATTCTAAAGTAGCACTACTCATGTCACTCTTCTTAAATATTGCAGGATTCCTTATTATCTTGGTTTCTGAGTATAATAATTCTTCAACTATTGGAAACCTTGCGTTTGAAGATAAGCTTTGGGCTTCCTATTTTCAAGGAGTGGTAACCAGGACTGCTGGTTTTAATACGATTGATATTGGAGCCATGAATCTCTCCTCGCTTGTTTTTATGATGGCACTGATGTTTATAGGAGCATCTTCTGGATCGACTGGTGGTGGAATTAAAGTAACTACCTTTGCTATCATTATTTTGGCTTTTTGGGCAGTGGTGACAAATCGAGACAATGTGAACTTATTTAAAAGAAGAATTTCTTGGGAATTGGTAAATAAATCATTATCAATCGTGGTAGCTGCGATATTTTTTATCTTTCTAATTTTCTTTTTGCTAACTTTTACTGAAAAAGCGGTTATGAGTAAACTACTATTTGAAACCATTTCAGCCTTTGGAACCGTAGGATTGTCAGCAAATTTCACACCAGAACTCTCTCCATTTGGAAGGATATTAATTACCATTATGATGTTTATAGGAAGACTTGGTCCCTTAACCATGGCATTTGCTTTATTGAATCCTCGAAAAGAA from Neobacillus sp. CF12 encodes:
- a CDS encoding TrkH family potassium uptake protein, producing MIRLHPAQILVLGFGSLILLGTILFMLPIATYEEGRGLSFIDALFEATSAVCVTGLAVVDTGTTFTLFGEIVLLCLIQVGGWGFMTTGIFMFIILGKKIGLKERLLLQDSLNVFSLAGVVTLVKRIILITFIVELLGATALAIRWSFEMPFGKAIYYGIFHSISAFNNAGFGLEPDNLSKWVGDPTVNIAITSLFITGGIGFTVILDLWAKKSFRKLSLHSKVALLMSLFLNIAGFLIILVSEYNNSSTIGNLAFEDKLWASYFQGVVTRTAGFNTIDIGAMNLSSLVFMMALMFIGASSGSTGGGIKVTTFAIIILAFWAVVTNRDNVNLFKRRISWELVNKSLSIVVAAIFFIFLIFFLLTFTEKAVMSKLLFETISAFGTVGLSANFTPELSPFGRILITIMMFIGRLGPLTMAFALLNPRKEAKVKYAEEKILIG